A window of Bacteroidota bacterium genomic DNA:
GACCGCCTCGACGAGGCGCTCGGCGCCTACTACGCCGTCCTCGACCTCGACCCGCTCAACGAGGACGCGCTCTTCAACCTCGGCATCGCTCTCGAAAAGAAGGGCGACTATGCGCAGGCCATCGGCGTCCTCGGCGAGTGCGCTGACCTTGCGCCGGATCACCCCGAGGTGTGGTACGAACTCGGCTACTGCTACGACCAACTCGGCCGCTTCGACGATGCCATCGCGGCCTACGACAAGCAGATCGACCTGGAGCCCTACTCCGAGAACGCCTGGTACAACCGCGGCATCGTCCTCAACCAGCTTGGCCGCTACGCCGACGCCGTCGAGTCCTACGAGTTCGCCCTCGCCATCCGCGACGAGTTCGCGAGCGCGTGGTACAACAAGGGCAACGCGCTGGCCAACCTCAGCCGCCCCAGCGAGGCCATCGAAGCCTACTTGAAGGTGCTTGCCTACGAGGACGGCGACGCGGCGACGTTCTACAACCTCGGCCTCGCCTACGAAGACCTCGGCGAACTCCCGACGGCCATCGACTACCTTCGCCGCTCGGTGCAGGTCGACCCGCTCTACGCTGACGCCTGGTACGGCCTCGGCTGCTGCCTCGACGCGGAGAACGCCCACGACGAGGCGCTGCTCTGCTTCGCGAAGGCGCTCGAACTGCGCCCCGAGGCGGGCGAGTTCTGGCAGGCCCGCGCCGACACGGAGTACAACGCCGGACGCCTCACCGACTCGCTCCGCTCCTATGCTCGCGTGGTGCAGCTTGAACCGCACAACGCCGACGCCTGGCTCGACCTCGCCGACACGCAGTACGACGCCGGAGCCTACGCCGAGGCGCTCGCCTCCTACGACCGCGCGCTCACGCTCGACGCCCGTTCGGTGGATGCCCTGCTGCGCCGCGCCCACCTGCTCTTCACGCTCGACCGCCGCGCCGAGGCCATCGACTCGCTGCGCCGCGCCTTCGAACTCGACCCTGCCAAGCGCGAAGAGGTGCGCCGCGCCTACCCGGAGCTGGCGTCGGACAGCCAGAGCCGTCACCTGTTCGGTCCGCTGGAAGGCGGAAAGCCTCGCAGCTAGACCGGCCAGCCGCCGACCCACTTCCAAGCCGCCTGGCACTGCGCCGGGTGGCTCTTTTGTGGGCTAGGCGACTTGATCGGGCTCGTTCAGCCCCCAGATCCATTCCAGGATGGCCTTCTGGGCGTGCAGGCGGAACTCGGCTTGCAGCAGGTGCCGCGCCTGCGGGCCGTCGAGTACCGCGCCGTCCACCACTACGCCGCGCCGGACGGGCAGGCAGTGCATGAAGATGCCGTCGTCGGTGCGCTGCATGCGGTCGGTCGTGAGCATCCAGTCGGCATGCTGGGCGCGGAGAGCGGCCTCGTCGTCCGGGGCCTCGTAGACCGCGTCGCCGTGCCACGCTTTGGCGTAGACGACGTGCGCGCCGCCCTCGGCTGCGAGCGCCGCGTCGAGGTCGTCCGTCTCGGCGATGGAGCCGCCAGTCGTCTCCGCGGTCGAACGAGCCGCGTCGAGGATGTCCGCGTCGAGGCCGAAGCCGTCGGGGCGAGCGACGGTGACGTGCATTCCAAGGCGCGCGGCCATGAGCAGCGCCGAGTTCGGGACGGCGCGCGGGAGCGGCTTCGGGTGCGGCGCCCACGCGAGCACGAAGCGATGGCCCTGTGGCAACGTCCCGCGCTCCGCGCCGTGTCTAGCGAAATGCGTGCGGATGGTCGCCGCGTCGCCGAGTTCCTGACACGGGTGCCAGCGCGCCGACTCCAGGTTCACGACGGGCACCGTCGCGACTTCGGCGATGCGGTGAAAGAGCGTGTCGGCGTGGTCGGCGTCGTGGTCCGAGAGCGTGGCGAAGACCCGCACGCCGAGCGCGTCCACGTAGCGGCTGAGCACGCCGACGGCCTCGCGGATGTGTTCGGCGGCGTCGCGGTCCATCGTGATGGGCTGGCCGTCGGGGCCGTGGTCCCGCCACTCAAAGCCCCAGACGCCCTGGCCGGGGTTGAGCGTGACCGCGTGCGCCCCCAGGTGCGCCGCGGCGAGGTCCATCGAGGTGCGCGTGCGCAGCGACGACGCGAAGAACAGCAGCCCGAGCGCCTTGCCCTGCGCGGTCTGCGACCAGCGGCGTTGCTCATGATGGACGAGTGCGCGGTCGAGGCAACGCGTCCAGGCATCCGGCGGGGCGTCGAGCCAGGAAGTGAGCGAGGGCATGGGACAGACGGGTGCGTGGCAAAGCCGGAAGGTAGCAAGCCGTCCCTGCTTTCGTGGCTTGGTGTCCTCGGTTGTCTACGGGCGTGGGTGGGTACCTAGGTCGAGACGCGCCAGAGCCCTAGGTGCGCCCGCAGTGCACGCCGAGGTAAGCTGCACGCCAGGGCAAACCAGGCTGTCCCGGAAGAAGAGCCGCGAAGTCGGCGCGTGCGCGCTAGAGATCGTCAGGCAGCCCAGCGCTGTCGAGCTCGGCCTGGAGGTGCCGCTTGGCATACTCCCAGAGGCCACGAACGCGGTGAAAGGTGCAGCCTTTCATGTCGGCGATCTCCTCAAACGTGTGCCCGACGAAATACTTCAGCTGTACCACCTCGACGGCCTCGTGGGTGCGCGTGTCGCCGTTGCGCTCCATACGTGCTAGGGCTTCGTCAAGGGCGAGGAAGCGCTCCGGGCGCATCGCAGCAGGCATGGTGCCCCCTGTCAGGAGGCGGAGCGGTCGCTGCCCACCGCCGCGCTTGTCAGCCTGCCGCCGCCGCAGTTCGTCCACGATGAAGGTCCGCATGACGCGGGCGCACAGGGCGCGCCGTGAGTATTCAGAGTAGTCTTCCAGGTCGTAGTCGGCAAGGCGCAAGTAGGCTTCGTGGACGAGAGCCGTGGTGTTGTAGGTGTCGAAGTCGCGGACGCGCCGGCGCTGCCGGTGTGCGACCTGACGGATCGCTTCGTAGGCGGCTGCGAAGGGGTCTAATTTCAGTACGGTGTCGCTCATATCTCTGTCCATAAGTGGTACTCAATTAGGGCAATGGTGCTGCGTAGTCAGATGTGGGGCCCCGGTGTAAGCTCTCCGAGACTCGCATCCCCGTCGTGTTTGTCATATTGCGGTCTCAGCGCCACCTTCCAGTGCCTCAAGTTCTCTGCGTGCCCGCTCTACCCATGGAGAATCTGGTGCAACTCCGTTCGTCTCCAGCATACGAAGACCTTCAGCGAGGTGGCGTTTTCCTTCCTGGCCCCTACCTGCTTTGACGAGCACGCTTCCAAGTCGGATATGTGCTCTAGCCGTGTTATCGTGCCCCTCTGGTAAAACTCGTTCGAGAACACCGAGCACAGATCGCAGCGTTGTTTCAGCTTCACCAAGCTCCCCAGTTGAGGATAAAGCCCCGCCTAGGTTTGCTTGTGCGATCAAGTAGTTTTTGCTTTCCTCTCCAGTAGTCGCTAGATAGAGATCTGCTGCTTCCGAGAAAAATTGGACCGCCCGGGCATGGTCTTCTCTCGCCCGTGCAACGTGCGCCATTTCGCTTACAGTCAGGGCTACGTCCGTGTGAGGCTGGGGATACCTCGCACGCTGGAGTACGAGTACCTCATTGAGGATCGATTCAGCCTCAGAAAGCTTCCCTGTCAAAACGAGGGCTTTTACTAGAATTGTTTTGTTTAGCAGGATTGCCGGATGATCCTCTTCGTAGTGAGTCAAACGTATTGCTAAAGCTTTCCTGTAATAGTCCTCGGCCGCATCTCCGTCTTCCATCTGGTATCGAATGTTTCCCAGATTGACGTAGTCAGCCGCGACGTACGGGTGGTAGTCCCCTAGTTCTCTTTGATCGATAGACAAAACGATATGAGCTAGCGAATCCGCCCGTTCGTACGCCCCAAGAATCGTGTAAGCCTTTACGGCCCGGTCTAGCGCGAGTCCTCGTTCAATTTCATTTCCTGCTTGCTCCCATAACGCTGCAGCACTTTCGGATTGCTCGATGGCTTCATCAAATCGTTCGAGGCGATGAAGCGCAAAGCCTAGGATGGCTCTCGCTTTTGCCACCGTCGTGTCTTCGCGTCCAGCCTCCGCCAGCATGATCGCTAGGCCTTCCTGTGCTAGCCGCTCAGCATCCGCCCAGCGCTGCTGATCAATGCGTAGACGACTTTGACGCATTAGTAAGTCTCCGCGATCTCGTTCGTCAGCGTCGGGCATAGTCTCCCAGGCACTTAGCGCCCTTGAGAGCAACGAATCAGCGCGTTCATAGTCGCCTCTGTGTGCTAGGAGAGCACTGAGCGTTTCGAGCAATTCAATCTGGATATCAGGTTGATCGGCGAGTTCTACTGCTCGTGTTGTGCCATACTCAATCACTGTGCTCAGTCTGAGGGTGTCTGATGGCTGAGCCGTTGGTTCTCCGCCCTCTAGGAGCATGAGCATAAAGTCTTGTACTTGCTGCGTGCGCTGTGCCTCAGCAGTAGCGTTGTCGCGCTCCTGCTGCAGTTGCCACGTGTACACGCCCACGACTGCGATGAGGACCAGGGTCGCCAGCACGGCGGCGCTGACGGCGGGGCGATGCCGCGCGACGAAGCGGCCGACTCGGTAGCCTGCCTTAGCGGGCCTCGCCTGGACAGGGAGGCGACCGAGGAAGCGCTGGAGGTCGTCGGCAAGGGCCTGCGCAGAGGGGTAGCGGTGTGCAGGCTCGTCCTGAAGAGCGCGCGTCACGATGGCGCCTAGGTCCCCGTCTAGCCTTTCTGTAGCCACCTCGGGACGATGGCCCGTCAGCAACTCGTGGAGGACGACGCCGAGCGCGTACACGTCGGTGGCCGTCGTGATGCCCTCGCCACGCGCTTGCTCAGGAGCGGCGTAGGCCGGTGTCATCGCGCCTAGCTCTGCCGTCGTGCTCTCTTCCGGGTCGGCGAGAACGGCTGCGATCCCGAAGTCGAGCAGCTTCACGATGGGCCGTCCCGCACCGTCTTCGCGGACGAGGATGTTGGACGGCTTGAGGTCACGGTGGACGACGAGGCGCTGGTGAGCGAAGGCAACGGCCTCGCAGACCTGGCAGAAGAGGGCAACCCGATCGCGTTCGGCGAGGCGCCGAGCCGCACACCAGTCGGTGATGGGCTGCCCCTCCACCAGTTCCATGGCGAAGTAGGGCACGCCGTCTGGTGTCTCGCCCCCGCCATAGACGTGGGCGATGTGGGGGTGGTCGAAGCTACCGACGAGGTCGCGCTCGGCACGGAAGCGCTGGAGTTGGGCAGGGGTGGCGTAGGTGCCAAGCGCGACGACCTTCAGCGCTACGTCTCGTCCGAGCGGCTCCTGGACGGCGCGGTAGACCTGTCCCATACCACCTTCGCCGATTTGCTCCGCGACAACGAAGCTCCCGAGCTGTGTGCCTGGCTCAATCGGGTCGAGGTGCAGCGCGGGCATGGGCGGAAGGACGTCGCCGGTGGGCACCGGGGCATCGAAGAGCACGCGCAGTGACGCTGTGAGGTCTGGACGATGCTCGGCAAGATGACGTATGAACGCCTCCCGGGCCTCGGGGTCGAGAGACGCCGCGGCCTCATAGAGATCGACGAGGGTGAGGTCGTGCATGGAAAAAAGTTGAGTCGCGGGCCGCAGCTATCGCCAAGAAATCCGTCTTGACTTGTGAGGCCCCGGTGATTGCAGATCTGCGAGGCGCCTGTGCCTCGCGCTCTCGTGTCCCGCTTGCGGCCAAAACATAGGACCTCACCCTAC
This region includes:
- a CDS encoding ECF-type sigma factor; the encoded protein is MSDTVLKLDPFAAAYEAIRQVAHRQRRRVRDFDTYNTTALVHEAYLRLADYDLEDYSEYSRRALCARVMRTFIVDELRRRQADKRGGGQRPLRLLTGGTMPAAMRPERFLALDEALARMERNGDTRTHEAVEVVQLKYFVGHTFEEIADMKGCTFHRVRGLWEYAKRHLQAELDSAGLPDDL
- a CDS encoding tetratricopeptide repeat protein is translated as MFDFEFGDYDDPTSGDALRQLIDAYEEGRRTGSVGFYDSETLEDIATFYFEEGRLEDALEVIDRLLDAQPYSSDAWLRRGVLLNHLERHTEALDAYDRALALNPADAETLINRGITLDTLDRLDEALGAYYAVLDLDPLNEDALFNLGIALEKKGDYAQAIGVLGECADLAPDHPEVWYELGYCYDQLGRFDDAIAAYDKQIDLEPYSENAWYNRGIVLNQLGRYADAVESYEFALAIRDEFASAWYNKGNALANLSRPSEAIEAYLKVLAYEDGDAATFYNLGLAYEDLGELPTAIDYLRRSVQVDPLYADAWYGLGCCLDAENAHDEALLCFAKALELRPEAGEFWQARADTEYNAGRLTDSLRSYARVVQLEPHNADAWLDLADTQYDAGAYAEALASYDRALTLDARSVDALLRRAHLLFTLDRRAEAIDSLRRAFELDPAKREEVRRAYPELASDSQSRHLFGPLEGGKPRS
- a CDS encoding N-acetylornithine carbamoyltransferase, with the protein product MPSLTSWLDAPPDAWTRCLDRALVHHEQRRWSQTAQGKALGLLFFASSLRTRTSMDLAAAHLGAHAVTLNPGQGVWGFEWRDHGPDGQPITMDRDAAEHIREAVGVLSRYVDALGVRVFATLSDHDADHADTLFHRIAEVATVPVVNLESARWHPCQELGDAATIRTHFARHGAERGTLPQGHRFVLAWAPHPKPLPRAVPNSALLMAARLGMHVTVARPDGFGLDADILDAARSTAETTGGSIAETDDLDAALAAEGGAHVVYAKAWHGDAVYEAPDDEAALRAQHADWMLTTDRMQRTDDGIFMHCLPVRRGVVVDGAVLDGPQARHLLQAEFRLHAQKAILEWIWGLNEPDQVA
- a CDS encoding serine/threonine-protein kinase, which encodes MHDLTLVDLYEAAASLDPEAREAFIRHLAEHRPDLTASLRVLFDAPVPTGDVLPPMPALHLDPIEPGTQLGSFVVAEQIGEGGMGQVYRAVQEPLGRDVALKVVALGTYATPAQLQRFRAERDLVGSFDHPHIAHVYGGGETPDGVPYFAMELVEGQPITDWCAARRLAERDRVALFCQVCEAVAFAHQRLVVHRDLKPSNILVREDGAGRPIVKLLDFGIAAVLADPEESTTAELGAMTPAYAAPEQARGEGITTATDVYALGVVLHELLTGHRPEVATERLDGDLGAIVTRALQDEPAHRYPSAQALADDLQRFLGRLPVQARPAKAGYRVGRFVARHRPAVSAAVLATLVLIAVVGVYTWQLQQERDNATAEAQRTQQVQDFMLMLLEGGEPTAQPSDTLRLSTVIEYGTTRAVELADQPDIQIELLETLSALLAHRGDYERADSLLSRALSAWETMPDADERDRGDLLMRQSRLRIDQQRWADAERLAQEGLAIMLAEAGREDTTVAKARAILGFALHRLERFDEAIEQSESAAALWEQAGNEIERGLALDRAVKAYTILGAYERADSLAHIVLSIDQRELGDYHPYVAADYVNLGNIRYQMEDGDAAEDYYRKALAIRLTHYEEDHPAILLNKTILVKALVLTGKLSEAESILNEVLVLQRARYPQPHTDVALTVSEMAHVARAREDHARAVQFFSEAADLYLATTGEESKNYLIAQANLGGALSSTGELGEAETTLRSVLGVLERVLPEGHDNTARAHIRLGSVLVKAGRGQEGKRHLAEGLRMLETNGVAPDSPWVERARRELEALEGGAETAI